Genomic DNA from Trichoderma asperellum chromosome 5, complete sequence:
ATCAATCACGTTCTTTTCAGCCGCAGCCACGTCCCCAGAACAAATAATCATCCCACTTCTTTCCACGCCACGTCAGAACCCTTCATAAAAAGCCAAAAATCCCTTCCAAAAAGGGTATCTTGTGAGGGACTGTCCAAAACAAGTCTACGCCCGTTTGAGTTTGATTTCAGTGCCACCGCGATACGCTCCTCTGGCTGGTCAATCAATTCGAATGGGCGGGGTGATGACGACACAAGCGCCTCAAGCCACCTCTTGTTTTGCCCAGATACTGGGCTGATCGACGAGCCTTAGTTTAttggggggagggagggCTAGAACGTATGTTGATTTTgtctataaaagtaaagtgcGTTGCTTGCGCGGCCACGAtatcttccctttttttttttttaattaggtGGCCCTGTAAGCTGCGTCTTCCACGGAGATTCTAGGTTACCATCTTACGCAAACAATAACACGGACCACGAAACAACAGTTATCCGCGGAGCCACGGATAGCAGCGTCACCATATCATTGCCTAGTTGATGAAAATCGAGTGACATAAAAGGCCTTTGGTTGTTgctcgcagcagctttgctaGATCCATAGTTAACAATCAATAATACCCTCCGGCCATATCTGCCTCTCTTGTATCACCAGCCGATTCACACACGCAGCTAGCTGTCATGCCCGTTACCGAGTTTGCCCTCATAAAGCTGAGGGGCAAATATGACGGCCTCGAGTTCCTCGAGACTCTCATGGAGTGTCAGGAGATTCAGGACAATTGGGTTCGCAAGAACCAGGCGTGGAATTTGAATCCCGACGCGAATGTTAGCAGCATGTACACTGATGCAACGGACCAATCAACACTTCTCATCACAGCGCCCTGGGATTCCCCCGAGGCTCACGGCGAATGGATTCAGAGCGCGGAGAACAGGATGGCAAACGGCAGCCTAAGCGAGTTCAGTGCACCTGGGTGCGACTCTGTCCTGCTGTTCCACATGGAGCCGGCAGGGGCCAGGCCGCAGATGCGCGAAGCCTTCAAGCACAAGGACAGCAACGACACATTCGATGTCTGCCGTATAACAGTCAAGGGCAATCAACGAGAAGCACTACAATGTGAATATCAAACACTAGAAGACGAATTGCGAAAAGAAGGTCTGGAGAAGAGCATATGGGCAGGCTGGAGGATCGAAACGACCGATGGTGAGGAGGATCTGGTTGTATTCTGGGCCGGCGATGTTCCAAGGAAACGATTAGAAGGCTTGGCCAGTCTAGCCCTCAAGAAGGATCATCGCCGCTTCAGGCACATTGTGTAAAATAGGCATCACCGAGCAACTGAgctcccccttttctcttcttcttcttcgtgtTCTTCATCGGGCGGCTTAACTGGGGCACAAGGTCATCCGGACTCATTAAATCGGTGTGTGCGAATTGttgctttgttttgtttgtgtCTCAAATCGTTATATTGAGCTCTATTGCGAGCGCGCGTTCTGAGCACATGAAATGCAAGGTATCCCGAGACGCCCAGTTGTGCATGTAAACCCTTCTCACGCCGAATGCCACCACCTCTGTTTTACCGCCAATTCATTTTCTTAGTTCTTCTTAGAAACCTCTGCGATCTGCAGGTCTGtagttggaaaaaaaaatggttAGCTTCGATCATTCTCGTGCTTTCGGCAATATGCCGTCGAACTGAATCTTGGACAAGTAAAGGTCGGGGCGCATACTAGGAGGAAGGGACTGCTTAAGCTTCTCGGCCTTGTCGTTGTCCTTCAGCACCAGGGTGTAGAGGTGCTTCTGGCATCGGACCTTGAACTTGATGTTGTGggccttcttgttcttcttgatcCGCGCGGCTGAAAGCAAGTTAGTTGACACAATTCATTCATTCCACCTGCCGCCTCCATTGTCGAATATCGTTGAGATTTTCCCTCCTCTGAGGCGGCCTTTCGGCTGGCTGCATCGAATACGTACACGAAGCGTCCTTGCGACGGCAGATCTCGATGaactggagaagaagaacattAGTACATTGAAGACAAAATATCAATGCCGC
This window encodes:
- a CDS encoding uncharacterized protein (EggNog:ENOG41) translates to MPVTEFALIKLRGKYDGLEFLETLMECQEIQDNWVRKNQAWNLNPDANVSSMYTDATDQSTLLITAPWDSPEAHGEWIQSAENRMANGSLSEFSAPGCDSVLLFHMEPAGARPQMREAFKHKDSNDTFDVCRITVKGNQREALQCEYQTLEDELRKEGLEKSIWAGWRIETTDGEEDLVVFWAGDVPRKRLEGLASLALKKDHRRFRHIV
- the RPL38 gene encoding 60S ribosomal protein eL38 (BUSCO:EOG092D4UA6), coding for MPKEVADIKKFIEICRRKDASSARIKKNKKAHNIKFKVRCQKHLYTLVLKDNDKAEKLKQSLPPNLQIAEVSKKN